TTCATTTAAGGGGAATAAAATACAAACGTACTTCAAGAAGCCATGAAAATAGAACAGTTAAGCTGGTACATAATAAGACTCCCATTGCATAGCCGAAAAGTACATGTCAGATTTTACATAACTCCAAGGATTTGGGACTGTTTGGAAGGTACTTTCTATGTGTGGATTTACCACTCCAGCTGCTGCAGTGAGTAAAACCTGGACTGCCTCCAGCCTTTTGAAACGGGAGTCCTTCTTTTTCTTGCAGTTATAAAAATAACCTCCAGGAGTCGTCATAGTTACCGATGACAATGGGGGCCACTCAATCACTCCAGGGGGGGTACATTTTGTCCAGGTGTTTGGGGAACAGTAGTGTGTCACACTAGATGTGGGTCATCAGCAGGGCTCACTGTAAACCTTGATGATGAGCCGGAAGTTACTCCGGTTGGAGATCTTGGCTTCACTGCATGGTCTTTACTTTTCGATGCCTTGTGGCTGCctgatcctgaaaaaaataagtaaataatgtgatcatacactaccagtcaaaagtttttgaacagtaagatttgtaatgtttttaaagaattttctattataataatatatagaatttttgttttttactatttaaaataactgctttctatttgaatgtattttaaaatgtcattttttcctgtaatcaaagttaaattttcagcatcgttactccgtTTTTccagattctttgataaataaaaagatttaaagatcagcatttatctgaaatacaaagTCTTTTTTGGGAAAGACATTATAggaatgtatacttttatttagcaaggatgctttaaactggtcaaaagtgatgataaagacatttataatgttacaaaagatttctatttcagataaatgctgttcttctgagctttctattcatcaaagaaacctgaaaaaattctactcagctgttttcaacataataataataatagaagtcATGtttttaagcaccaaatcagaatattagaatgatttctgaaggataatgtgactggattaattatgctaaaaattcagctttgaaatcacagaaataaattacattttaaaatatattcaaaaagaaagcaaaatatttcaaaattttacaaataaatgcaggcttggtgagcagaagagactttttttaaaaaaacattaaaaaccatactgttcacaaacttttgactggtagtgtacgtgATTTGCATTATGCAAATCAAGTCCAATTTAACATATCTTCTGCGGAATACACTTACTAAAACCATCAGTGTTAGGGGGTTTTCCATGTGGAGATGAACTATTGGATCCAGAGCTCAGTTCATTGGTCGGAGTTTCCTGGCAGGAACAGACCATGTTTAACAATGTGAAACCTTGCAGCTGAAGGTACTTGATGATGCTTTTCTGTGTAAACACCCTTGACATACCTGATCGAAAAGATAGACGGTGACATCATCAAAAAATGACACGTTCCTCCCACGGTCACGGTTCTCTTTGTCCACGGGCTCCTTTGGTGATTTCAACAAGCTACGCAAACCCACTCTCTTGTCAACATCTGTCTCCGTGACAACGATGACGCGCCTGGGAGACTCATCCTCCTGTTCctcttcttcatcttcatctggaTCGCTACCTGTTGAAGCAACCCTCCTCCTTCCCCCTCTGTGCTCTCCCCCTTCCCAGAATCCTCCTTTGGCATTTGgcgagagaggaagagagagagcgagcggAGGGAGGGATAAGGAGAGACGGGCCAGCTTAGCTGAAATGGGATGATGGTACAGATGTAGAGATGAATGATgaccataaaagaaaatattgtggtggtgtatatatatatatatatatatatatatatatatatatgaagagaaagagagagagcgattgttaaaaaaaatatttctactaGCTATCAACCTCTTATAATGATTTAGAGACTCATGTGACAAGATTAGCcaaattgttcaatttaaaaaaatttaataatcgTTAAAATATTAACCTTTTCaagttctttggttttcagttttggttcatttgccaaaaaataatcACGACTgtacagctttttaaaatagcataaaatatACAACTGATGCTAACAAATCCAAATGAATATGTTGAGTGCTTTCAGTTGACAGTACCTTTCATAGCTTGATTTGCAGCTGGCAGTGAAGGTGTAACCTCAGGCTGTTCAAGCACAATCAATCCTTCTGTCTGCACTTCAGCAGATTCACTCAGAGACACAGAGGGAGAGGAGGGTGGTGTCTCCTCCTTGCTGCTAAGATAAATCATTTACACTAAGATAAAGTCTGGTTTTTACCTTCTTTAACCAAGAAATGCATTCAGCTGAAATAAATTTGAAAGCAAAGACTGTGGTTTCATTAAAGGTCATGATGACAtcacattaaaggattagttcacgtccaacaaaataaaaaattcctgataatttactcacccccatgtcatccaagatgttcatgtctttcttttgtcagccgagaagaaattaaggtttttggggaaaacatttcagggtttttctccatataatggacttcaatggtggccaatgggttgaaggttcaaactgcagtttcaatgcagcttcacagggctctatatgatcccagccaaggaataagggtgttatctagtgaatcagtcatttaaaaaaaaaattaaaaatgtatatactttttaaccacaaatgcacaaatgctTGAACTCATGCAATATATGAAAGTACTGATCTagtgtttccaaacaaaatgcaggacatttttgaagttgaacgCGTGACCTTTctaatgtgattacgtaatgcatgaagacGCACAcatgcattgcagagctagtgcaagacgagcactcatggttaaaaagtatataatttgagggcagccgtggcctaatggttagggagtcgggcttgtaaccgaaaAGTTGCAGGTTCAAATCCCAGgcccggcagggattgaaggtgggtggagtgaataaccagccccctttccaccctcaataccatgactgaggtgagtcccttgagcaaggcaccgaacccccaactgctccccgggcgccgcagcgatagcgatacggctgcccactgctccggctgtgtgttcacggtgtgtgtgtgcacttggggttaaattccaagtatgggtcaccatacttggcgtcacgtcctttcctttcctttcaacccactggccaccattgaagtccactacattgagaaaaatcctggaatgttttcctcaaaaaccttaatttcttttcgactgaagaaggaaagacttGAACATTCTGGGTGAAATAGGGGCAAGTAAATTATGAGGAAATTATAATTGAGGAAGTGAACTAATAGTTTAAATACAGAATTTCTGATTATGATTCATCATCTCTAGAATAGAGAGATATTATTTGACCTCTCTCTTGGAATATTGCTCTGTTTTATTCAGCACTTCATctatttttgtagtatttctGGAGCATAACCACACCTCTCATTTTCTTGGAAATCCTTGCTTGCAACATTTTCTTCAGAGGACGCAGTGGTAGAGGCTCCCCAAGGGTGCAGAATCACGCTGTCACTAACTGTAGACCCCCACAGGACATTGGTTTTAACATTTTCACTGAGAGAGTACTGAAGCCTTTCCTCACAAAcctaaaaaaagacagaatgttTCAGAAATAGCAGAGCATCAACAGAGTACAGGTCATAGTCATTTGTATTCACCTGCATCATCAGTCCATTTTTTGCCTGCATTTTTGAGAGTGACCTCTGCCCTTTGGAACCATCTGTAGAATTGCATGGTGAGAGAGGCGTTGGCACGTGCTTCCCCGTTCTTTTCTCCCTCGACTGCTGAGCTTCTCCTGggaaatttggagaaatgttttcatactgCTCTGACTGTTTCAAGACAGCAGTGGTACTTTTGGATATCCCGTCAACTTCCTCTTTGAGCTCTACTCTCGTCTTTCCCTCTGCATCTGCTGAGTCATGCTGGTTTATTATGCCACCGGCACCGCACGTTCTTTGCTCTGGATTTCTCTTCAAAGATTCAAGCAGATCTAAGTTTCCTAAAAACAAATCTCCAAGGGTCTCTTCATCCCCAGAAATGCAGCACAGTTGCTCCAGTTTTTCAAAATCCTCCAGAGGCTCCTCATCCAAGTCCTTCCACTCAGAGATCAACAACTCAGGGATGGAGTTCAGAGAACACTGGGAGAGAGGTGGATGGGCCGCTTTCTGGGACAGGCTATTTCTGTCATCCACAGCATTTGATTCTGGGTGAATGTGGTTTTCTTGCACAAGAGATGTGTGCAGTTTTTGTCCCAGGTTTGCAGTGATGCCTTTGCTGTGAGTGGTGGTACTGGTGGCAAGTTCTTCAAGAGACTGATCTAAACAGTTAACATCATCAGAACAGTCAAGCGGCTCTTCATGTCCTTTAGTGGATGTTTGATCCGCAGCACAGAACAGACTTGAACTGGTCTTGATTTCTATGTGGTGTACTGTATTCGGGAAACTACTTGGGCCCTCCACATGTGGGGAAGCAGCACATTCAGAAAGCTCCATTGAAATCAGTGCAGGGGTTGAACACTGAACGTTGCTACTATGAATCTTGCATGGCTCTGGATCGGTGCTAATGGTAAGACTTGGACAAGATGGAGAATCTGatctttctttttcaaaaaacacatcacTGATGGTGGCAGAGCAGTGATTACTGTCAACGTTATGTCTAACGGTTTCTGTACTGAGACACTCTGGATACACTGAAATGATGTGAGAACTGTCAGCTAAGTCAGTGGTTGCATTTGACATATCTATTGTGCAGGTTTGATGGTCTTCAAGGGCTGCAACCAACATTTTGCTTGCTTCAGTCTTGGGTGCCCATGTGGCTTCAGTTTGGTCCCTTTGTACATTGTTAGAAACATCATGACTAGAAAGAGATTCTTTGTGGTATTGTAGAGGCTCCAACTCATCAGTTGAAGCATTTGTATTAGAAAACGAGGGCGAGTGAGTCACACAACCTCTTACACCCACTATGTTTTCGTGACTGTCAAACTCTTTATTATCTTTATCCCCAAACAATTCACCTCCCACACAATGTTGTAAACATGTCTCAGGATTCTGGGTATCAATCACCACCTCAACAGGTCTGTGTTGTACAGATGCCTCCAGCTCTGGGTTCTCCAGATTTTCAACTTCCATTTTTATATTGCTAGTATAATGCTCTAGTGCTCCATTCTCCATGTCTGGATTTTCCATGTTCTCCTCTTGCTGAAAGTCGAGCCTTTCTACAAGTGCATCCTGAGCTTCAATAGAAAGGGTCAATCTCTCAGATGGTGGGTAATCAGCTTGTCCTAGCTTCTCATCATTAAATGCATCTTCACATATTCTCTGAGTAGAGGGATGAGACTCACTATCTGCGAGCTCATCGTTTGCTTCAGATTCCCAAAATTCATGACTCACCACTAAGTGTTCCTCCTCTCCCCAGGCCTTTTTCCCAAAACTTGGGAAGAGCTCTGATCCAAGCCCTGCTTCTGGTGTCCGAGCTTCGGCTGCAGCCCACTGGTCATTTTCTACAGGCCAAAGGTGAAGTTCTCCTTGCTGAAATGATTGGCAGTTAAATTCTCCTCTCATAGTCTCCTCTGTGCTGTAATCTTCCTCAAGGGCACTCCACAACTCCTTCTCCTTCAGTTCAAGACCTATTGAGGCACCTCTGCCATATTCATCAGAGCGTTCATCTTTTGAGATCTCCATACTGCTGGCATTCTCGTCTGCAGCATTTTGGGGGGATTCCTTGATTGTGAAGCAGAGTTCCCCAACCGTTAGCTGACTTTCAGACTTCTCCTTTGCCTGTTCATCCTCACTCTCTTCTGAATATGTAAGGTTTCTCAAACCTAGTTCATTTGCATCTGTGTCTTGGATATCAAGCTTACTCTTTTCCCCTTCTGTAGGTTGTTCAGCTTTCGTCTCAGACCAGATGAACTGGGTCAGGCCGCATTTGGTGTCATCATTGCTGAGCTTTGGGTTTAGCTCAGGGCTGATGATGCATTTAGAATAATCAGACTGTAAGCTGTAAAACCGTGATAGCCTGGATTTACTTTTGTCTGATGACTGGTCATCAGTTGGGAATTCAGGTGATGTACAGCGTGCCTCTTTATACTTTGCTGTTTGCAAATATGAACAATGTTCAATGAGTTCTTCTTGACAAACTGGTCCAGAAATGGGTTTCTGAGGTTCTGAGACTATGTCAGTGAGCAGTCTAAGATCTGTAGCACCTGAATCCTGACACATTCTTTCTTTTGAAAATGTGTGAGACATGACCAGCTCACTATTTTTAACTAGAGAGGAGTTTTGTATGTTAAAAGAGCTGTTGCTAAATGGAACTCCCTTGTTTGGCTCATCCTCTCCATTAGAGAACAACCTGGCAATAAATTCGGCATTGCATTCGCTCTGAGAAACTCCTGAAATGACAGCACCTTGTATGAGACCCTTCTCTGTATCAGCTCTCTCATTCGAACCCCACAATTCCTGCATGTCTTGTTTCATCTCCACTTGCTTTTCTAAATTCTCCAGTAGTCCTTCATCCTCAATCTTTTCCTCAATTCCCATCAATATTCCTCGCTCTCCTGTTCGAGCGCCACCTGGACGAGAAGGGCCAAGTACATCGGTGCCTCTTCTGCCTAAACCCTCTCCACCATCCAAGTCACTGTCGGAGAAGTAGGCCGAATCCCGGTGTGGTGTTTCCGTTCCCAGGGCTCTCCATCCACTGCTTCCTCCACCCAACCAGGAGTCTCCAGGTGTGAGGCATTCCAGCGAACTAGAGGTCAAAGGTGACAAGACAGAATCTGAGGGGGTCATTGTGGAAAGTGACTGGTCAGAGTTGGGTTCATGCACCATAGGCGAGTGGAACACATCTGTACTTGATTCATTCAAGGAGAGTGAAGAGTCACTTGGAAGTATTTGCTCTTTTGCCATTTCCATGTCTTTTTCATGACACTCTGTTCTTGAACTAGTGTCCTTGTCAGGTAAAGTGGTTTGTTCAAGGGATTTAGATGATGTCTCCATTTGCAAGTTGGCAGTGGGGCAGTCTTGACTCACATCTGAACTGTATTCCCTCTCCTTTGTGCCACAAACTAAATTACTGTTTTGTGAAGGATCAAAGAAAGTCGATTCATTTGGCATCTGGTTTGGATGTTCTGGCAGTTTCTCattgtgtacattttctttaaatgttgcatttgaTGTCCTCACCTCGATGCCAGTTGACACACTGTGATCGTTTTCCTGCATTAGTTCTTTGGCCTTAACAAACATGCCCTTCAAATAATTTTCACTTACACTTCCAGTTTGCATATCATCAGTGATTAGATTTTTGTCACAATTCACTGAACCACTGTGCATATTGCTGGGTTCTACTGGACCTTCACTTACACAATCATGCTGATTATGAGACTCTTGAGaattttgtttctcttttatAATGGGAGATATCTGCTCCAACAGAGGCCCATTTTTAGGCATTACTTCTGAGGGAAGAAAATCATTAAAGGAATTCTTCTCTAGCTGTATTCCAGGTGAAAAGTGGCTGACTGGAGTTAATTTCTGAGCTGATTCAAGATTTTGCAACTCAGATGCAATCTGAAGTACTGGAATTTCTGGGCGCATAGCGACTTTTATTTCACTTCTTTTTGCCCGCTTGGTAACTTGAGCATAAATTGCTTCTTTGGTGTCACCTGGCTGCTTTCCTGCTCTTGCTCTTTCTGATTCAAACTGTATTGTCTGAGACGATTCTGGGTCAATGCATATTGACTCATACTCAGGAGACAAAGGAGCAGGTGAAACACTCTCCTCCATTTTGCGTTGCCTTGTAATGATTTCAGTTAGAAATGTTTCAGCAGATTGAATCTCCTTCAGGAATTCCTCTCTTGTCATTTCCCCTTTCTTCAGCTCAGGTTCAACACTTTCATTGGAGATTTCAGAGAGCAGGGAATGAGACTTCTTCATCCCTGATGAAAAAGCCTCTTCAGCTTCTGCATATGCTGGCAAATCTGAGGGATGTGCAAAAGGATGAGGAGTAGTTCCAAATCTGGAAACTGGGGTGCCACCTTCGCCATCATATGCATCCTCACAATCTGACACAGATGTCTCAATCTCCGTAAGGAACAAATCTCTCTTTTTGGCACTGCCTTCATACCCAGGCAGGAAATCTTTGTCTGAGGCCCAAGCCTGTGAGGACGAGTCAAGTTCTGAGAGAAGAGACTGGGATCTCCGCATTCCTTTGTCTTTCCTTCCATCGCTTTCTCGTGCCCATGTGCTTTCTCCATCTTTCATGTCCACGGAGTCATTGGATATCTCAGTCAGAAACAAGTGTATGGGAGATTTCCTAGCGGCTGCAACTCGTTCACGTTGCATGACTGCATCTTCTCTCCATATGGCCGGCAGGATGGTGGCAAGGCGGGATTGTGTTCGCTTCATTCCCCTTGAGAAAAGCTCCGACGTGGCTGGGTCTGGTTCATCAGCCAGGTTGGCGTGCTGAATAGTTGTTCCACTTGTGGATCTCTGTGGTGACATGAAAGGTGaatcatcatcgtcatcatcatcatccctTGAGAATTCCGGACTTGAGGATGACGTTCTCTCAATTTTTGGAATTGTGGACTGGGATCGAGTCATTCTGGTGCAGGAATCATTGTCCACAGAGTACGTCTTTGGACCATCTCTTGAATTATACAAAGACTGAGACCGTGTCATGCCCCTGTCAGCATTTCTCCCATCAGTATGGTCACAGCTTAGTGGGTCTCTTTGTAAGTGCATTGCATTGTATCTAGAATATGTATCTGAAGAGTAATTTTGACCCTTCTGGAGTCTATAGTGAGGAGGGAGAGGTGGAGGACAGGTCTGAGGTGGGAGGAACATGGAGTGGCTACCAGAAGATGGTGGAATGGAAGGAGACAGTGATGGAGATGGGGGAAGTGTCTGATGAGTGCGATTTAAGCCCAAATGGTCAAAATTGGCTTTGGACAGTGAACTCATTAGTAAAGAATCAGAGGTCTCAACTTTGCCCGTTGGGAACGAAGATCCAGGGTAGATGTCTAACCCGTATGTTCTTGCGTAACCTAGCGGAGGAGCAGGCAGGGGACGTGAGTGTAGATGGCTGCCAGAAGACATGGACATTGAACGAGGTTTAGGCGGGAGGATGGGCGCTTGAGGACCAAGTGACTTTTGGTTTGCTTCTCCGATGTCTATAACAGCGTAATCCGTCACTCGGTTGCAGCTCTCCTTACTGAACTCAACCAAGCCAGTGTTTGGAACCATAACCTTTACCTCACTGGATCTGACAGTCTGAGAGGTGCCTCTCGCAAAGCCATCTTGCTGACTGAAGCATGGCCTGTCTTTTCCAGTACTCCCTGTTTGAAGCTCAACCAGCTCCAGATCTCCAGGacaccctgaattttttttaaacgagCGCCCTTTTCCTAGACTAGGGGACTTATCCTGGGGAGTATGCTCTTCTAGGCGAATGTAATATTCGCTGGCCAGTGAAGGGCTGCGGGCACTGATCACGGGGACAACGGTGGGTGTGTCCAAGGTTTGCCTGTGGCCAGAGTTGGGTGTTGGTATTGGTTGAGGTGGAGGAAGTGGCTTGTACCCTCTCCTGCCATGGGCCTTTTCCCAGAAGTATTCAAAGTTTAACCCTTTGCTGGTCTCTGTTACAGTAAGGATGTCATCTAGCTCAGATGTAGGAGTGATCATATTGTCCACGGGGTCTAAAAGAGGAAAGGAGTTTCCGTTTTCTCTGAGGCAGCCATCCTCCCTCCCATATTCTCTCTCCCTCATAAGCTTGTGTGCAGCTGACTGAAAAGCTGGGGGTCGGAGGGCATCCCATCGCCTTTCGAATGACTCGTCACTCTCTCTTCTCCTTTCTTCTCCACTGTCTTCATCATAatcctcctcatcctcatcCCTTCTAGAACTCTTCCGACTTCCTTGCTCTGCGGCAAGGAGAGAGGAGAGAAGGAGGAAGACTTTGTTGACCGTTGGCCGCTGGGATGGAGGTAGCCAGCAAGACTGCATGACCTCGTACCTAACGGAATATACGAAAGTAGAGTTCACATATTAGTATGACATTATTTACTacatattttgctttatttagattataaatcctgtttcatttttgttccaTCTTCCAGTTAAGacgttcagaaaaaaatcttccATTGATCCATTGATCCATTAAAGATTATTTCTGGCAGTGTAAAACATTTTGTAGTTGAATCTGGGTTCTATATCTGCATCTACGTGCTGATACAGTTTCATCTTAATTTTAGCTATTTAAAATACTGACCAATAGTCTGCATGAGCAAGTTTGAGGCGGGGTTGAGCCAGAGTGATCTGTCGCTCCCTGATGACAAAGGTGAGAACTTCTTCATCGCTCAGGTGTCTGTGTGGCTGAGCCCCAAATTCAAACAGCTCCCATATCACAACACCCAGAGACCTGTCAGTTGTGATATAAAGGGAAAAAGTATACaactgaagtcaaaagtttacacacatcttgcagaatctggaaaatgttacttattttaccaaaattagagagatcatacaaaatgcatgtttttttttttatttagtactgacctgaaaaagatatttcacataaaa
The sequence above is drawn from the Labeo rohita strain BAU-BD-2019 chromosome 16, IGBB_LRoh.1.0, whole genome shotgun sequence genome and encodes:
- the lmtk3 gene encoding uncharacterized protein lmtk3 isoform X1, giving the protein MSLQCWVIVLVGLMSYFNPERALGAPQKEVSLSRDGSLSPPPYVIILISCSGLVSFVLLLLTCLCCKRGGVGFNEFDNAEGEECSGASSPVPEDSLSSCPSLPEVYTLPLRDKNCPTLPNGTDSSQCFRRHTLNYLQEIGNGWFGKVILAEVLCDCSSYQAVVKELRVSASPLEQRKFLAESEPYRSLQHPNILQCLGQCSESVPFLLVMEFCQLGDLKRYLRAQRKSDGMTPDLLNRDLLTLQRMAYEITSGLLHLHENNYIHSDLALRNCLLTSDLTVRIGDYGLSHNQYKEDYYLTPDKLWIPLRWIAPELLEEFRGNLIVTDQTKTSNVWSLGVVIWELFEFGAQPHRHLSDEEVLTFVIRERQITLAQPRLKLAHADYWYEVMQSCWLPPSQRPTVNKVFLLLSSLLAAEQGSRKSSRRDEDEEDYDEDSGEERRRESDESFERRWDALRPPAFQSAAHKLMREREYGREDGCLRENGNSFPLLDPVDNMITPTSELDDILTVTETSKGLNFEYFWEKAHGRRGYKPLPPPQPIPTPNSGHRQTLDTPTVVPVISARSPSLASEYYIRLEEHTPQDKSPSLGKGRSFKKNSGCPGDLELVELQTGSTGKDRPCFSQQDGFARGTSQTVRSSEVKVMVPNTGLVEFSKESCNRVTDYAVIDIGEANQKSLGPQAPILPPKPRSMSMSSGSHLHSRPLPAPPLGYARTYGLDIYPGSSFPTGKVETSDSLLMSSLSKANFDHLGLNRTHQTLPPSPSLSPSIPPSSGSHSMFLPPQTCPPPLPPHYRLQKGQNYSSDTYSRYNAMHLQRDPLSCDHTDGRNADRGMTRSQSLYNSRDGPKTYSVDNDSCTRMTRSQSTIPKIERTSSSSPEFSRDDDDDDDDSPFMSPQRSTSGTTIQHANLADEPDPATSELFSRGMKRTQSRLATILPAIWREDAVMQRERVAAARKSPIHLFLTEISNDSVDMKDGESTWARESDGRKDKGMRRSQSLLSELDSSSQAWASDKDFLPGYEGSAKKRDLFLTEIETSVSDCEDAYDGEGGTPVSRFGTTPHPFAHPSDLPAYAEAEEAFSSGMKKSHSLLSEISNESVEPELKKGEMTREEFLKEIQSAETFLTEIITRQRKMEESVSPAPLSPEYESICIDPESSQTIQFESERARAGKQPGDTKEAIYAQVTKRAKRSEIKVAMRPEIPVLQIASELQNLESAQKLTPVSHFSPGIQLEKNSFNDFLPSEVMPKNGPLLEQISPIIKEKQNSQESHNQHDCVSEGPVEPSNMHSGSVNCDKNLITDDMQTGSVSENYLKGMFVKAKELMQENDHSVSTGIEVRTSNATFKENVHNEKLPEHPNQMPNESTFFDPSQNSNLVCGTKEREYSSDVSQDCPTANLQMETSSKSLEQTTLPDKDTSSRTECHEKDMEMAKEQILPSDSSLSLNESSTDVFHSPMVHEPNSDQSLSTMTPSDSVLSPLTSSSLECLTPGDSWLGGGSSGWRALGTETPHRDSAYFSDSDLDGGEGLGRRGTDVLGPSRPGGARTGERGILMGIEEKIEDEGLLENLEKQVEMKQDMQELWGSNERADTEKGLIQGAVISGVSQSECNAEFIARLFSNGEDEPNKGVPFSNSSFNIQNSSLVKNSELVMSHTFSKERMCQDSGATDLRLLTDIVSEPQKPISGPVCQEELIEHCSYLQTAKYKEARCTSPEFPTDDQSSDKSKSRLSRFYSLQSDYSKCIISPELNPKLSNDDTKCGLTQFIWSETKAEQPTEGEKSKLDIQDTDANELGLRNLTYSEESEDEQAKEKSESQLTVGELCFTIKESPQNAADENASSMEISKDERSDEYGRGASIGLELKEKELWSALEEDYSTEETMRGEFNCQSFQQGELHLWPVENDQWAAAEARTPEAGLGSELFPSFGKKAWGEEEHLVVSHEFWESEANDELADSESHPSTQRICEDAFNDEKLGQADYPPSERLTLSIEAQDALVERLDFQQEENMENPDMENGALEHYTSNIKMEVENLENPELEASVQHRPVEVVIDTQNPETCLQHCVGGELFGDKDNKEFDSHENIVGVRGCVTHSPSFSNTNASTDELEPLQYHKESLSSHDVSNNVQRDQTEATWAPKTEASKMLVAALEDHQTCTIDMSNATTDLADSSHIISVYPECLSTETVRHNVDSNHCSATISDVFFEKERSDSPSCPSLTISTDPEPCKIHSSNVQCSTPALISMELSECAASPHVEGPSSFPNTVHHIEIKTSSSLFCAADQTSTKGHEEPLDCSDDVNCLDQSLEELATSTTTHSKGITANLGQKLHTSLVQENHIHPESNAVDDRNSLSQKAAHPPLSQCSLNSIPELLISEWKDLDEEPLEDFEKLEQLCCISGDEETLGDLFLGNLDLLESLKRNPEQRTCGAGGIINQHDSADAEGKTRVELKEEVDGISKSTTAVLKQSEQYENISPNFPGEAQQSREKRTGKHVPTPLSPCNSTDGSKGQRSLSKMQAKNGLMMQVCEERLQYSLSENVKTNVLWGSTVSDSVILHPWGASTTASSEENVASKDFQENESSKEETPPSSPSVSLSESAEVQTEGLIVLEQPEVTPSLPAANQAMKAKLARLSLSLPPLALSLPLSPNAKGGFWEGGEHRGGRRRVASTGSDPDEDEEEEQEDESPRRVIVVTETDVDKRVGLRSLLKSPKEPVDKENRDRGRNVSFFDDVTVYLFDQETPTNELSSGSNSSSPHGKPPNTDGFRSGSHKASKSKDHAVKPRSPTGVTSGSSSRFTVSPADDPHLV